The following proteins are encoded in a genomic region of Caldalkalibacillus thermarum:
- a CDS encoding cell wall-binding repeat-containing protein encodes MSKRLHQFVLLLLVFCLIGSLLIHPLFIAEANSVEVQRIQGTDRFATAVEISKSWNRSDTVILARGDVFADALAGTPLAYLNNAPILLTWPNELPKITADEIKRLKAKEVIVLGGTGAISRNVENKLEEEMELTVRRLEGDNRYQTALKIAEEMRGIQGVNTETAIIASGENFPDALAIAPYAARQRIPILLTQRNTLPEETRHYVQQVNKTIVIGGTAVISEDVRKQLPGAQRIAGSNRYETSVKVIEELNMPKREVMVASGVSFADALTGSVLAAKRNMPVLLTEPNRLNAATQYFVNKYAPSLYIIIGGQAAITNSVVLALQGIEHAIKIFIDPGHGGRDSGAVGNGLREKDLTLEIALMVRDILVKEYSQVEVKMSRETDTFISLSDRAAMANNWGADYFVSIHHNAGGGTGFESFVHNRATNPVTHEKRAIVHDHIVQSLSKYNVRDRGKKAANFAVLRETRMPAVLLELLFIDNANDAKLLKDPQFKKDLARAVAEGIAKAWNLPKK; translated from the coding sequence ATGTCAAAGCGGCTGCATCAGTTCGTCCTGCTGTTATTGGTGTTCTGTTTGATTGGGTCACTGCTCATTCATCCGCTGTTTATTGCAGAGGCCAATTCGGTTGAGGTTCAGCGGATTCAGGGCACTGACCGGTTTGCCACTGCTGTTGAAATCTCTAAGTCGTGGAATCGTTCGGATACCGTCATCCTGGCCAGGGGTGATGTTTTTGCTGATGCTTTGGCTGGCACACCTTTGGCTTATTTGAATAATGCTCCCATTCTATTAACATGGCCAAATGAACTGCCTAAGATAACAGCTGATGAGATCAAGCGATTGAAAGCTAAAGAAGTGATTGTGCTTGGGGGAACGGGCGCCATTTCCCGGAATGTTGAGAACAAACTGGAAGAAGAGATGGAACTGACCGTTCGCCGGCTGGAGGGAGACAACCGTTATCAAACGGCATTAAAAATAGCGGAAGAGATGCGCGGTATACAAGGAGTGAACACTGAGACAGCCATTATTGCCTCTGGGGAGAATTTTCCAGATGCTTTGGCTATTGCGCCTTATGCAGCCCGACAGCGTATTCCTATCCTGTTAACGCAGCGGAATACACTCCCGGAGGAGACCCGGCACTATGTTCAGCAAGTGAACAAAACCATTGTTATCGGCGGGACGGCGGTGATCAGTGAGGACGTGCGCAAGCAGCTGCCGGGAGCTCAAAGGATCGCAGGAAGCAACCGTTATGAAACTTCGGTTAAGGTCATCGAAGAACTAAACATGCCCAAGCGGGAAGTGATGGTGGCCAGTGGGGTGTCATTTGCCGATGCTTTAACCGGTTCTGTGCTAGCCGCAAAGCGGAACATGCCTGTGCTGTTAACTGAGCCCAACCGGCTCAATGCGGCCACGCAATATTTTGTAAACAAATATGCCCCATCCTTGTATATCATCATTGGTGGACAAGCTGCCATCACCAACAGTGTTGTGCTGGCCCTGCAAGGTATAGAGCATGCAATTAAGATCTTTATTGATCCTGGACACGGGGGAAGAGACTCTGGAGCAGTGGGTAACGGATTAAGAGAGAAAGATTTGACCCTGGAAATTGCACTGATGGTCAGGGACATTTTGGTCAAAGAGTACAGTCAAGTAGAAGTGAAAATGAGCAGGGAAACGGACACGTTTATCAGTCTGAGTGACCGGGCAGCGATGGCCAACAACTGGGGAGCGGATTACTTCGTTTCGATTCACCATAATGCCGGAGGCGGCACGGGATTCGAGAGTTTTGTCCATAACCGGGCTACAAATCCTGTTACCCATGAAAAACGGGCCATTGTTCATGATCATATTGTCCAATCTCTGAGCAAATACAATGTGAGAGACAGAGGGAAGAAGGCAGCTAATTTTGCCGTGTTGCGGGAGACGAGAATGCCTGCTGTCTTGCTGGAACTTCTTTTTATTGATAATGCCAATGATGCCAAACTGTTAAAAGATCCCCAATTTAAAAAAGATCTGGCCCGTGCTGTGGCAGAAGGCATCGCCAAAGCATGGAATTTGCCCAAAAAATAA